In one Campylobacter insulaenigrae NCTC 12927 genomic region, the following are encoded:
- a CDS encoding TSUP family transporter has product MELELSYYIILFFIAAFAGCVDAIVGGGGLITIPALFACGIPAHLALATNKLQSTFGSFAAVLAYRKSMQIRRVILGILFTATGAIIGTYSVLLIDQELVKIIVLICLILIFIYTIFKPDLGHIHNKAKMNITSFQIIFGLLLGFYDGFLGPGTGSFWIFACVIFLGFNMKNASINTKILNFTSNVVALVVFLYSYEILWKVGILMGIGQVIGAFIGSRLVLKTQGTFIKKLFLIMVALTIAKVAYDYLA; this is encoded by the coding sequence ATGGAGCTTGAATTAAGTTATTATATTATTTTATTTTTTATAGCTGCTTTTGCAGGTTGCGTTGATGCTATAGTAGGCGGTGGAGGATTGATTACCATACCTGCTTTATTTGCTTGCGGAATTCCAGCACACTTAGCTTTAGCCACTAATAAACTTCAAAGTACTTTTGGATCATTTGCCGCTGTTTTAGCATATAGAAAATCTATGCAGATACGAAGAGTCATTTTAGGTATTTTATTTACTGCTACAGGAGCCATTATAGGAACTTATAGCGTATTGCTTATAGATCAAGAATTGGTAAAAATAATTGTTTTGATTTGTTTAATTTTGATTTTTATTTACACTATTTTCAAGCCAGATCTTGGACATATTCATAATAAAGCTAAAATGAATATTACAAGTTTTCAAATTATTTTTGGATTATTACTAGGATTTTATGATGGTTTTTTAGGACCTGGCACAGGCTCATTTTGGATATTTGCATGTGTAATATTTTTAGGTTTTAATATGAAAAATGCAAGTATTAATACAAAAATTTTAAATTTCACGAGCAATGTAGTGGCTTTAGTAGTATTTTTATATTCTTATGAAATTCTTTGGAAAGTAGGTATATTAATGGGCATAGGACAAGTAATAGGAGCATTTATTGGGTCAAGATTAGTTTTAAAAACTCAAGGAACTTTTATAAAAAAACTCTTTTTAATTATGGTAGCGCTTACCATTGCTAAAGTTGCTTATGATTATTTAGCTTAA
- a CDS encoding TIGR02757 family protein: MNLKALLNDFASHKNTQKELFSYPDPLQIASVYKDETIALICALFAYGNAKNIVNFLNKLDFDLLQESEQNIIKKCQNLKYRFQNSLDIAQIFITLKRLQNEDSIENIFTKAYKKNQNIIDAISYFINTIYKINSYRSYGYEFFFSKKFKKPTSTLKRYNMYLRWMVRKDELDLGIFKSIQKKDLLIPLDTHTHKISLKLKLLKRQTYDFKSVLELTHNLKKIDPNDPIKYDFALYRIGQNKEATWSLN; the protein is encoded by the coding sequence ATGAATTTAAAAGCTCTTCTAAATGATTTTGCATCTCACAAAAATACACAAAAAGAGCTTTTCTCATACCCAGATCCTTTACAAATTGCAAGTGTATATAAAGATGAAACAATAGCTTTGATTTGTGCTTTATTTGCTTATGGTAATGCAAAAAATATAGTAAATTTTTTAAATAAACTTGATTTTGATTTATTACAAGAAAGCGAACAAAATATTATAAAAAAATGCCAAAATTTAAAGTATCGCTTTCAAAATTCTTTAGATATAGCTCAAATTTTTATCACATTAAAAAGATTACAAAATGAAGATAGTATAGAAAATATTTTCACAAAAGCTTACAAAAAAAATCAAAATATAATAGATGCAATATCTTATTTTATAAATACCATTTATAAAATAAATTCTTACAGAAGTTATGGTTATGAATTTTTCTTTTCTAAAAAATTTAAAAAACCAACTTCTACCTTAAAGCGATATAATATGTATTTAAGATGGATGGTTAGAAAAGATGAGCTTGATTTAGGAATTTTCAAGTCTATACAAAAAAAAGATTTACTTATACCACTAGATACCCACACTCATAAGATTTCGCTCAAACTAAAATTATTAAAGCGTCAAACTTATGATTTCAAAAGTGTGCTAGAATTAACTCATAATTTAAAAAAAATAGACCCTAACGATCCTATAAAATATGACTTTGCATTATATAGAATCGGGCAAAATAAGGAAGCGACATGGAGCTTGAATTAA
- the flgK gene encoding flagellar hook-associated protein FlgK, producing the protein MGIFDSLYTGVSGLKAAELQINTTGNNISNADAVFYTRQRAFQGTGMSIKRGGLHLGTGTQVETIKRLHDEHAYYKLKNATTQQQYTDYLGKILQEASQRFPDTQGTGILQDYKNYNDAWNNFASNPSDSASKVDLIESANTLTQNIQKTLQALDKMQQTVNEEIKQSVDEINNIGQEIANINKQLEQKEILPTDNANQLRDRRDELELRLSKLVDAVAWKGHSSQDNTLDQTITDSGKYYDLSIKGFSIVNGSSFHPLKLDNKNPQGFYNISYEVNDENRYDLTGKITGGQLGAQLDLRGRNYDGNTNSFSDGTLQDYKDMLNTFTKTLITQTNNVYAQAATEKVVSDDLKGLKSNTSLMSYDKNIQAGSFDLVVYDSKGNPVAKRTIKIDVNTTIEDVIKQINANIDDTNDKNDKNDLDDYFKASYQYDGKSDSGNFQMNSLKPGYKISFKDNGTNFPGALNVSSFFNGQDANNINVNSSIRNDPNTLKASSSGIDGKNDVANEMLQLQTKQVNFYNKNGTVDTMTLDGYYRKFTGQIASNAESNNFAHSTNKTVYNTVYGEYQSKSGVNTNEELAALIKYQASYGAAAKIVTTVDKMLDTLLGLKS; encoded by the coding sequence ATGGGAATTTTTGATAGTTTATATACAGGAGTTAGTGGGTTAAAAGCAGCAGAGCTTCAAATTAATACCACAGGTAATAATATCTCCAATGCAGATGCAGTTTTTTATACAAGACAAAGAGCATTTCAAGGCACTGGCATGTCTATCAAAAGAGGTGGCTTACATTTAGGCACAGGCACCCAAGTTGAAACAATCAAAAGATTACACGATGAACATGCTTATTATAAATTAAAAAATGCCACAACTCAGCAACAATATACTGATTATCTAGGGAAAATTTTACAAGAAGCAAGTCAAAGATTTCCAGATACTCAAGGGACTGGTATTTTACAAGATTACAAAAATTACAATGATGCTTGGAATAATTTTGCTTCAAATCCAAGCGATAGTGCAAGTAAAGTTGATTTAATTGAAAGTGCTAACACATTAACTCAAAATATACAAAAAACTTTGCAAGCCCTTGATAAAATGCAACAAACAGTCAATGAAGAAATTAAACAATCAGTTGATGAAATCAATAATATTGGTCAAGAAATTGCAAATATCAATAAACAATTAGAGCAAAAAGAAATATTGCCAACAGACAACGCAAACCAATTAAGAGACAGAAGAGATGAGCTAGAACTTAGACTATCAAAATTAGTTGATGCTGTAGCTTGGAAAGGACATTCTTCTCAAGATAATACCTTAGATCAAACTATTACTGATTCTGGAAAATATTATGATCTTAGCATTAAGGGTTTTAGTATAGTAAATGGCTCAAGCTTTCATCCTCTAAAACTTGATAATAAAAATCCTCAAGGATTTTATAATATTTCTTATGAAGTAAATGATGAAAATAGATACGATTTAACTGGCAAAATCACTGGAGGGCAACTTGGAGCTCAACTTGATTTAAGAGGTAGAAATTATGATGGCAATACCAATTCTTTTAGCGATGGAACTTTGCAAGATTATAAAGATATGTTAAATACTTTTACCAAAACTCTTATTACACAAACTAATAATGTGTATGCTCAAGCTGCAACAGAAAAAGTAGTTTCAGATGATTTAAAAGGCTTAAAATCAAACACCTCTTTGATGAGTTATGATAAAAATATTCAAGCAGGAAGTTTTGATCTTGTCGTTTATGATAGTAAAGGTAATCCTGTAGCAAAAAGAACAATTAAAATTGATGTTAATACCACAATAGAAGATGTTATAAAACAAATCAACGCAAATATTGATGACACTAATGACAAGAATGACAAGAATGACTTAGATGATTATTTTAAAGCTTCTTATCAATATGATGGTAAAAGTGATAGTGGAAATTTCCAAATGAATAGTTTAAAACCGGGATATAAAATATCTTTCAAAGATAATGGAACAAATTTTCCAGGCGCTTTAAATGTATCATCTTTTTTCAATGGACAAGATGCAAACAATATCAATGTAAATTCAAGTATTCGCAATGATCCAAATACTCTTAAAGCTAGCTCTTCAGGGATTGATGGAAAAAATGATGTAGCTAATGAAATGTTACAACTTCAAACAAAGCAAGTAAATTTTTATAACAAAAATGGCACAGTAGATACTATGACCTTAGATGGATATTATAGAAAATTTACTGGTCAAATAGCTTCTAATGCTGAGAGTAATAATTTTGCACATTCAACTAATAAAACAGTTTATAACACTGTTTATGGAGAATATCAATCAAAAAGTGGAGTTAATACTAATGAAGAATTAGCCGCACTAATAAAATACCAAGCAAGTTATGGAGCAGCCGCTAAAATAGTTACAACAGTAGATAAAATGCTAGATACCTTACTTGGCTTAAAATCTTAA
- a CDS encoding flagellar protein FlgN translates to MVKRYLDETNLILEKLINLTIEDITHIQAANHEHVNESVENKTKLIGDFQTAKKNLDQALIDLSNSGNNKGLDELLDDEDKEKLALLKENLNTLHQKNKEYAKLVLVIKDFYDNLLNTMFEQNGTNNAYGDSKTIPDSLFKINV, encoded by the coding sequence ATGGTAAAAAGATATTTAGACGAAACAAATCTTATATTAGAAAAACTTATTAATCTTACTATCGAAGATATCACACATATTCAAGCTGCAAATCATGAACATGTTAATGAAAGTGTAGAAAACAAAACAAAACTTATTGGTGATTTTCAAACTGCTAAAAAAAATCTCGATCAAGCTTTAATAGATTTAAGTAATAGCGGAAACAACAAAGGCTTAGATGAGCTTTTAGATGATGAAGACAAGGAAAAATTAGCACTTTTAAAAGAAAATTTAAATACCTTACATCAAAAAAACAAAGAATATGCAAAATTAGTCCTTGTAATAAAAGATTTTTATGACAATCTTTTAAACACAATGTTTGAACAAAATGGAACAAATAATGCTTATGGAGATTCTAAAACAATTCCAGATTCGTTGTTCAAGATCAATGTTTAA
- a CDS encoding flagellar biosynthesis anti-sigma factor FlgM — MINPVHQNYVAQIATNDLNKTENKESNKAKETQKAEESKVSQIAAKIKSGEYKIDLQATSSAIADSLL, encoded by the coding sequence ATGATAAACCCTGTACATCAAAATTATGTAGCTCAAATTGCTACTAATGATTTGAATAAAACAGAAAATAAAGAAAGTAACAAGGCAAAAGAAACTCAAAAGGCAGAAGAAAGTAAAGTTTCTCAAATTGCTGCTAAAATTAAAAGTGGTGAGTATAAAATAGATTTACAAGCTACATCGAGCGCAATAGCAGATTCTTTATTATAG
- a CDS encoding rod-binding protein, with protein MKVDNYLASKNYSSELYESITKKNNSYQAAKNYANSAFKNDVAHIQALSNEDEALKEQTDAFEAFLIKSVLDISLKQENSLFGKDASDEIYSSMYNDTMSKALSGGLGFSKLLFDYLKERG; from the coding sequence ATGAAAGTAGATAATTATTTAGCAAGCAAAAATTATAGTAGCGAACTTTATGAAAGCATTACTAAAAAGAATAATAGCTATCAAGCTGCTAAAAACTATGCAAACAGCGCTTTTAAAAACGATGTCGCTCATATACAAGCTCTAAGCAATGAAGATGAAGCTTTGAAAGAACAAACAGATGCATTTGAAGCTTTTTTAATCAAGAGTGTTTTAGATATTTCTCTAAAACAAGAAAATTCTTTATTTGGAAAAGATGCTAGTGATGAAATTTATTCATCTATGTACAATGATACTATGAGTAAAGCTTTAAGTGGTGGTTTAGGATTTTCAAAATTATTATTTGATTATTTAAAAGAAAGGGGTTAA
- a CDS encoding flagellar basal body P-ring protein FlgI: MKIVLFFIAFSVSLYAATIKELANVVGVRDNQLIGYGLVVGLNGSGDGTSSEFTLQSISNMLQGMNVKISPGDIKSKNTAAVMVTAKLPAFARSGDKINVSVASLGDAKSLQGGTLLMTALKGVDGEIYAVAQGSLAIGGLSPRPGAAGTHSTSANIMNGAVVEREIQQNFNQNDDLILSLKDADFKTANNIERVLNNIFDADIAKALDSRTIKLTKPEEFSHVEFMARVLEQDVAYTPEIKVIIDERTGTVVAGVNIEVEPILITHKDITIKIDPNNNATLAQNEIDMKDGGILDPVSNTLKITNNKTTVANIARMLNKLGATPNDIIAIMQNLKRAGAINAELEII; encoded by the coding sequence ATGAAAATAGTATTATTTTTCATAGCTTTTAGCGTTAGTTTATACGCAGCTACAATTAAAGAACTCGCAAATGTTGTGGGTGTTAGAGACAATCAACTTATAGGATATGGTTTAGTAGTCGGATTAAACGGAAGTGGCGATGGTACAAGTAGTGAATTTACTCTACAATCTATATCTAATATGCTTCAAGGTATGAACGTAAAAATTAGCCCAGGTGATATCAAATCAAAAAATACCGCTGCTGTCATGGTAACAGCAAAACTTCCAGCATTTGCAAGAAGTGGTGATAAAATAAATGTTAGTGTAGCATCTTTAGGAGATGCAAAATCTCTTCAAGGTGGTACCTTATTAATGACTGCTTTAAAAGGTGTTGATGGAGAAATTTACGCAGTGGCGCAAGGTTCTTTAGCTATAGGGGGTCTTAGTCCAAGACCTGGAGCTGCTGGAACTCATTCAACCTCAGCAAATATTATGAATGGTGCAGTTGTTGAAAGAGAAATTCAGCAAAATTTTAATCAAAATGATGATCTAATTTTAAGTTTAAAAGATGCTGACTTTAAAACAGCAAACAATATAGAAAGAGTTTTAAATAATATTTTTGATGCAGATATCGCAAAAGCATTGGATTCTAGAACAATAAAACTTACAAAACCTGAAGAATTTTCTCATGTTGAGTTTATGGCTAGAGTTTTAGAACAAGATGTTGCTTACACACCTGAAATTAAAGTTATTATAGATGAGAGAACTGGTACTGTTGTAGCCGGTGTTAATATCGAAGTTGAACCTATATTAATAACTCACAAAGATATTACTATAAAAATAGATCCAAATAATAATGCTACTTTAGCTCAAAATGAAATCGATATGAAAGATGGTGGTATACTTGATCCAGTTTCTAACACTCTTAAAATAACAAACAACAAAACAACAGTAGCTAATATAGCAAGAATGCTAAATAAATTAGGTGCTACACCAAATGATATTATAGCCATTATGCAAAATTTAAAAAGAGCAGGTGCAATTAATGCTGAATTGGAGATAATATAA
- a CDS encoding RsmD family RNA methyltransferase, which produces MSKKQEFKNVKEFLNSYTKDKTNSNTEKSKKIYSCIESGTFKGKKILLPDLKTTRSTKSIVKSCVFNVLRFQLQNKIFIEAFGGSASMALEARSNGCLKSYAIELDKKAYTIASQNAKNIDANTICFNDDTFKKTPQIIQSVKEEIILYIDPPFDIRDGFFDIYTKILTMIETIQNQNIKIIILEHHSTFKTPQKIGFFHKIKEKKFGNTTLSFYISK; this is translated from the coding sequence ATGTCTAAAAAACAAGAATTTAAAAATGTAAAAGAATTTTTAAATTCTTACACAAAAGACAAAACAAACTCAAATACAGAAAAGTCTAAAAAAATATACTCTTGTATAGAAAGTGGTACATTTAAAGGTAAAAAAATACTCTTACCCGATCTAAAAACCACAAGAAGTACAAAAAGTATTGTAAAGTCTTGTGTTTTTAATGTCTTACGTTTTCAACTGCAAAATAAAATTTTTATAGAAGCCTTTGGAGGAAGTGCCTCAATGGCACTTGAAGCAAGAAGCAATGGTTGTTTGAAAAGTTATGCCATAGAATTAGATAAAAAAGCTTATACTATAGCATCGCAAAATGCTAAAAATATTGATGCAAATACTATATGTTTTAATGATGATACTTTTAAAAAAACTCCTCAAATTATACAAAGCGTAAAAGAAGAAATAATTTTATATATAGATCCTCCTTTTGATATTCGCGATGGATTTTTTGATATCTACACAAAAATACTTACGATGATAGAAACAATACAAAATCAAAATATCAAAATTATTATATTAGAACACCATAGCACTTTTAAAACTCCTCAAAAAATTGGATTTTTTCATAAAATAAAAGAAAAAAAATTTGGCAATACCACTTTGAGTTTTTATATTTCTAAATAA
- a CDS encoding DUF5644 domain-containing protein, protein MKIILRIFRFDKNSDYLAYYKPYIYESNDFQSIYDLLLQIKKDDIYFDFENNSESCIKVNQIAIRQRRNLKNIIDEFGTELIIEPLDTKRAIKDLIIDKSDFYEKFKLFEGLVDTHDIELYKQYDFLYYTSETREFLPQYLGGSFFIFAYKMLLKYPEKTPHFLKLVADEEKGIYYHTSFKNFISSNESDYEAYIKELKILLVKAGYTRSIF, encoded by the coding sequence ATGAAAATAATTTTAAGAATTTTTCGTTTTGATAAGAATAGTGATTATTTAGCTTATTATAAACCATATATTTATGAAAGTAATGATTTTCAAAGTATTTATGATTTACTTTTGCAAATTAAAAAAGATGATATATATTTTGATTTTGAAAATAATTCTGAAAGTTGTATAAAAGTTAACCAAATTGCTATCAGACAAAGACGAAATTTAAAAAATATTATTGATGAATTTGGAACAGAGTTGATTATAGAACCATTAGATACCAAAAGAGCTATTAAAGACCTTATCATCGATAAAAGTGATTTTTATGAAAAATTTAAACTTTTTGAAGGTTTAGTTGATACTCACGATATAGAACTCTATAAACAATACGATTTTTTATATTACACTAGTGAAACAAGGGAATTTTTACCTCAGTATTTAGGCGGAAGTTTTTTTATATTTGCATATAAAATGCTTTTAAAATATCCTGAAAAAACTCCACATTTTTTAAAACTTGTTGCAGATGAAGAAAAAGGAATCTATTATCATACAAGTTTTAAAAATTTTATTTCATCTAATGAATCTGACTATGAAGCTTATATTAAAGAATTAAAAATACTACTTGTCAAAGCTGGCTATACAAGAAGTATATTTTAA
- a CDS encoding thiamine-phosphate kinase translates to MDKEKFIISTFANSINGDDGAVINNHCYSKDLFCENVHFKRNWMSLEQIGAKAMLVNISDAIVMNSIPKYALLGLSLPKNLSLQDIKKIQQGLMQEANNFKVQIIGGDTIADDKINISITIISIINQNQKAIYRKGLKKDDLLAFSGKLGDSLKGLKILQRGSKLHSTHRFIRPKLRQDFFYDIAKKINASMDISDGLKKDLSRLLTVNRLNIKFLKKLSFFELNSAEEYEILFAFNKKHKAYIENMAKKHRIKINIFAKTKIGRYIYHGKEHHF, encoded by the coding sequence ATGGATAAAGAAAAATTTATTATTAGTACTTTTGCTAATTCTATTAATGGAGATGATGGTGCTGTTATAAATAATCACTGTTATTCCAAAGATTTATTTTGTGAGAATGTTCATTTTAAAAGAAATTGGATGAGTTTAGAGCAAATTGGTGCAAAAGCTATGCTTGTTAATATTTCTGATGCAATAGTTATGAATTCAATTCCAAAATATGCTTTATTAGGACTTTCTTTGCCAAAAAATTTATCTTTACAAGATATAAAAAAAATACAACAAGGTCTGATGCAAGAAGCTAATAATTTTAAGGTGCAAATTATTGGTGGTGATACAATAGCAGATGATAAAATCAACATTAGCATTACTATTATCTCTATAATCAATCAAAATCAAAAGGCGATATATCGTAAAGGATTAAAAAAAGATGATTTGCTAGCTTTTAGTGGAAAATTGGGAGACAGTTTAAAGGGTCTAAAAATTTTACAAAGAGGCTCTAAGCTTCATTCTACGCATCGTTTTATAAGACCAAAATTAAGACAAGATTTTTTTTACGATATAGCTAAAAAAATAAATGCAAGCATGGATATATCTGATGGTTTAAAAAAAGATTTATCAAGACTACTTACTGTTAATCGTTTAAATATTAAATTTCTTAAAAAACTTAGCTTTTTTGAATTAAATAGTGCAGAAGAATATGAAATTTTATTTGCATTTAATAAAAAACATAAAGCCTATATAGAAAATATGGCTAAAAAACATAGAATAAAAATAAATATTTTTGCAAAAACTAAAATAGGAAGGTATATATATCATGGAAAAGAACATCATTTTTAA
- the truD gene encoding tRNA pseudouridine(13) synthase TruD: protein MYIMEKNIIFKPIYALNHSPINVHFSKNSNDFVVREKPLYDFSGKGEHLILHIQKKDLSTSEALRILSEQTGVRMRDFGYCGLKDKQGLTTQYISMPKKFEDNLKNFQHEKMKILEKFIHDNKLKIGHLKGNSFFIRLKKVSNIDALKIKQAFNVLQNQGFANYFGYQRFGKFQDNFYQGLEILKGKKIKNKKMQDFLISAFQSELFNKYLSKRIEISRFIEEFNEKEVRKIYALDKKEYKNLKDQKQFFKLLSGEVLGHYPFGKCFICDKLQDELERFVQRDISAMGLLIGVKAYECQLGSLAQKIEDEIFSDFYDYKIKMQGSRRFLWSYMQDCKYYYDEEKAHCILEFFLQKGSYATIVLEEILHTNIQEQNII, encoded by the coding sequence ATATATATCATGGAAAAGAACATCATTTTTAAACCTATTTATGCTTTAAATCATAGTCCTATAAATGTTCATTTTTCTAAAAATAGCAATGATTTTGTGGTAAGAGAAAAGCCTTTATATGATTTCAGTGGTAAAGGAGAGCATCTTATATTGCATATTCAAAAAAAAGATTTAAGTACAAGTGAAGCTTTAAGAATTTTAAGCGAACAAACTGGTGTAAGAATGAGAGATTTTGGGTATTGTGGTCTTAAGGATAAACAAGGTTTGACCACTCAATATATTTCAATGCCTAAGAAATTTGAAGATAATTTAAAAAATTTTCAACATGAAAAGATGAAAATTTTAGAAAAATTTATTCATGATAATAAGCTTAAAATAGGACACTTAAAAGGAAATTCTTTTTTTATAAGACTTAAAAAAGTTTCAAATATAGATGCACTTAAAATCAAACAAGCTTTTAATGTATTGCAAAATCAAGGTTTTGCTAATTATTTTGGATATCAACGTTTTGGAAAATTTCAAGATAATTTTTATCAAGGTTTAGAAATTTTAAAAGGAAAAAAAATAAAAAATAAAAAGATGCAAGATTTTTTAATTTCTGCTTTTCAAAGTGAACTTTTTAATAAATATTTGAGCAAAAGGATAGAAATTTCCCGTTTTATTGAAGAATTTAATGAAAAAGAAGTAAGGAAAATTTATGCACTCGATAAAAAAGAATACAAAAATTTAAAAGATCAAAAACAGTTTTTTAAACTTTTGTCAGGAGAAGTTTTAGGTCATTATCCTTTTGGAAAGTGTTTTATTTGTGACAAATTACAAGATGAATTAGAAAGATTTGTTCAAAGAGATATTAGTGCTATGGGGCTTTTAATAGGAGTAAAAGCTTATGAATGTCAATTAGGGAGTTTGGCTCAAAAAATAGAAGATGAAATCTTTTCAGATTTTTATGATTATAAGATTAAAATGCAAGGATCAAGAAGATTTTTATGGTCTTATATGCAAGATTGTAAGTACTATTATGATGAAGAAAAAGCACATTGTATTTTAGAGTTTTTTTTACAGAAGGGCTCATACGCAACAATTGTTTTAGAAGAAATTTTACATACTAACATACAAGAACAAAATATAATTTAA
- a CDS encoding DUF2325 domain-containing protein: MSVLVIGADEITPIKAVLTNLGAKDIQHWDARNENRVNRKPIPQNTQCIVMLTSFLNHNTMKKIKTEAKKRNIPLVCAKRSVSCVYCEYCKVFGLDQKYDCINKG; this comes from the coding sequence ATGTCAGTTTTGGTTATTGGTGCGGATGAGATCACCCCTATTAAAGCAGTTTTAACAAATTTAGGTGCAAAAGATATCCAACATTGGGATGCTAGAAATGAAAATAGGGTAAATAGAAAACCTATTCCTCAAAATACACAGTGTATTGTAATGCTTACTAGTTTTTTAAATCATAACACTATGAAAAAAATTAAAACTGAAGCTAAAAAAAGAAATATACCTTTAGTATGTGCTAAGCGTAGTGTGAGTTGTGTGTATTGTGAATATTGCAAAGTTTTTGGGTTAGATCAAAAATATGATTGCATTAATAAAGGATAA
- the fldA gene encoding flavodoxin FldA, whose amino-acid sequence MATAVIFGSSMGNTEGAAGMIAQKLGISDVLNIADIDADKINSYDKLICGTSTWGSGDLQDDWDSFDFSKLSLNGKTVAVFGMGDSESYSDTYCGAMGKLAQELKSAGANLVGAVSTGGYTFESSDAVEGDKFVGLALDNDNHEDLTESRIDAWVEQIRPSFS is encoded by the coding sequence ATGGCAACAGCAGTAATTTTTGGAAGTTCTATGGGAAATACTGAAGGTGCAGCTGGTATGATTGCACAAAAATTAGGAATTTCTGATGTATTAAATATAGCAGATATTGATGCAGATAAGATTAACTCTTATGATAAGTTAATTTGTGGAACTTCTACTTGGGGTAGTGGCGATTTGCAAGATGATTGGGATAGTTTTGATTTTTCAAAATTAAGTCTTAATGGTAAAACAGTAGCAGTTTTTGGTATGGGAGATAGCGAAAGTTATTCAGATACATATTGTGGTGCTATGGGGAAATTAGCTCAAGAACTAAAATCAGCAGGAGCAAATCTTGTAGGTGCTGTTTCTACAGGTGGATACACTTTTGAATCAAGTGATGCAGTTGAAGGTGATAAATTCGTAGGACTTGCTTTAGATAATGATAATCACGAAGACTTGACTGAAAGTAGAATTGATGCTTGGGTTGAGCAAATTAGACCTTCTTTTTCATAA
- a CDS encoding pyridoxine 5'-phosphate oxidase family protein, with protein MHKQIQDFILSQKVLHLGIIDDDCGVYCASCYYAFDALNITLIFASHNNTKHIQLASKHPNVSVSIACDNKSICFIKGIQAKAYFTKANKKQEKIYFDRFPFAKFTEANLYSLEIYWAKYTDNKKLFCKKLEFQRCL; from the coding sequence ATGCATAAGCAAATTCAAGATTTTATTTTATCTCAAAAAGTTTTACATTTAGGGATAATTGATGATGATTGTGGAGTATATTGTGCAAGTTGTTATTATGCTTTTGATGCATTAAATATTACCCTAATCTTTGCAAGCCATAACAATACAAAACACATACAACTTGCATCTAAACACCCTAATGTCTCAGTAAGCATTGCTTGTGATAATAAATCAATTTGTTTTATTAAAGGAATTCAAGCCAAAGCGTATTTTACAAAAGCAAATAAAAAACAAGAAAAAATATATTTTGATAGATTTCCTTTTGCAAAATTTACGGAAGCTAATCTTTATTCTTTAGAAATTTACTGGGCTAAATACACAGATAACAAAAAATTATTTTGTAAAAAATTAGAATTTCAAAGATGTCTTTAA